The nucleotide sequence TTTGAGCTCTTGGATTAAGGACAATAAGTTACCTTAAGACAGCATAACTTTCTAAACACTTGTGTTTACAGTGGTGCTTAGAGAAAGCATCACTTGTGCTCTTGTGAGTTATTTAGATCTTTCGCAGACTCAGGATTTGACTACTTAGCCTCCTCATTGCCACCTTCATGTCTTTGTTCCTCAGAGTATAAATGGCAGGATTCAGAATGGGTGTAATCATAAAGTCCAAAATGGCAAGAAACTTATCCACTGGTACTGTGGGAAATGGccacatataaataaaaacacagggtCCAAAGAACAAAACTACCACAGTAATGTGAGCTGAAAGAGTTGAGAGGGCCTTGGACAAACCACCTGAAGAACGTTTCCATACGGAGACTAGGATGAAGAtataagaaataatcaataaGATGAAGGTGCCTGTGGATATGAACCCACTGTTGGCAGTAACCATGAACTCCATTCTGTAGGTATCTACACAGGCAAGTTTGATGAACCAAGGAAGATCACAGTAAAAGCTATCAATCTCATTAGGACCACAAAAGGGCAAATGAACAACAAAAGCCAACTGGGCTACTGCGTGAATGAGACCAATAACCCAGGCACCAGACAGAAGCAAAATGCACATCCGTGGGCTCATGATGGTCATGTAGTGGAGGGGCTTGCAtatggccacatagcggtcgaAGGCCATGGCTATGAGCAGCACCATCTCAGATCCACCCAGGACATGGAGGACAAATATCTGGATGACACACCCCTGGAATGATATGGTATTGTGCCCAGAGTAGAGGTCAGAAATCATCTTAGGAACCGTTAAGGTAGAAAggcacaaatcaataaatgagagGTTTCCTAAAAGGAAGTACATAGGGGAATGTAAATGAGGGTCAAACGTTACTACAAACACAACAAGAATGTTTCCCAGAACGATTATTACATAAAACACTGTAGAGATGGCAAGGAGGAAATGCTGCACTGGTCTGTAAGTAGAAAGTCCCAGGAGTACGAATTCAGTCACCACAGAGTAATTTCCTTCATGCATTGGTTTTGTCTGTGTAAACTAAAAGACcacaaacaaaataagaacaaaggaATTTATCAGAAATAAGTATTGAAAgaaacttatttaaatttttttaaatatggtattaaaaaaagaaatcttcctTAGTAACcataagatgtttttaaaattttatacattcatttatccattcaagtAATATCTGTAGTGAGTATCTACTATATGTCTGGAACTCTGCCAAGTTCTGAAGTAAAACACTAAACCTGGCTTCAGGAGGTTTATAGGTTAATGGGGAAACTAGATATTAAATAGCTTTAAATGCAGATAAAACTCTGATaattaatatgaagaaaaagaacagagtaCTATGAGAAAAACTGACCCA is from Microcebus murinus isolate Inina chromosome 6, M.murinus_Inina_mat1.0, whole genome shotgun sequence and encodes:
- the LOC105864584 gene encoding olfactory receptor 4F6-like; this encodes MHEGNYSVVTEFVLLGLSTYRPVQHFLLAISTVFYVIIVLGNILVVFVVTFDPHLHSPMYFLLGNLSFIDLCLSTLTVPKMISDLYSGHNTISFQGCVIQIFVLHVLGGSEMVLLIAMAFDRYVAICKPLHYMTIMSPRMCILLLSGAWVIGLIHAVAQLAFVVHLPFCGPNEIDSFYCDLPWFIKLACVDTYRMEFMVTANSGFISTGTFILLIISYIFILVSVWKRSSGGLSKALSTLSAHITVVVLFFGPCVFIYMWPFPTVPVDKFLAILDFMITPILNPAIYTLRNKDMKVAMRRLSSQILSLRKI